ACGGAGTTGTCGAAGTGCCTCCAGTGGTCCTCTCTCTGGACGTCAAGAGGAGCCCCAGTCGGGGACCATCCATAACCTTCTTCACCCATATTATGCCCAAAAGTTTCAGACGAATTTCCCCGTTCCGACATAGCTGGATTCGTAGCTCATGGCAGCTTAattatgaagaagaagaattggaGGGAAAAGTTTCAGGGTTTTTCGGTGTTATCAAAAACTTAAGCAGCTACCAAACTCGtaatatagagagagagaacagcgacagaagagagagagagagagattgaaggTGTGGGCTACCATTACCATCACAACAAAATTCCACAGTTTACCAGAAGGTGAAAAGGGGGTTTTGGAATTTGGATTAGAAATTCCATTAGAATCGTCGTTTTGGAAGTGGTTGTCTTAGCTAAACCCAGAAATTTCCGAAAGTTTCAGATTCCAATTGACTGCGCCAATTTACAGTATCGCCATTGCTAAAGCGAAGCTACTGGGTAGTAAAGTATGTACGCGTTCATACGGAGAAGATGATTAAagcatgaaaataagaaaaacaacaataatttaataaatgaatggtTCCTCTGTTGGAAAGagggatagtgaaagagataggaataGATGAGAATAGATAGAAGCTGCAGTGCTTTATTAATGTCTACTGACTTGATGCTTAGAGGGTTACACAATTCCCGTATTTATAGCTAATACAGTGgaccagaaatagtaaatcataGAAATCTAGATAAACTCAAATCTAAtaacaatctcctaaaatcttgttagtttgaatatttgaatcatatctaactactctaaatcatatcttgattttgaatactttgaatcatatctcaacactcccccATGATTCAAAGTTGCAGATGTAAGTACAGAGCTTTTCTTCTGACAAGACCTTCGTAAGTATGTCTGCTTTAACCCGTACATTGTCTGTCTCAGCTTgtatacctttgtttctttgtcttcctttaTGAATCCCTCTGGCGGTCTTACATAAAcctcttcttgtaaatctccATAAAACTTTTCGTTTGGTAGGTAAACCATATCCCatgtttcatctttcttaaagGACTGCATCTCTACTGTCATGGCTTTCTTCCCGTCTTCAGTTGcttcttcataattcataggGTCTGAAACAGTAAGAGCAAATtgacatgatgcatatatgtcagctaaagatttatacttcCTTGGAGGTGTCTCATCTGAAAGTTCTTCAAGAGAGGAATTGCTGTTAAGTGattctgaagatgatgaatttgacacacTTTGTGTTGCAGTGGATGCACTGGGAGATGCACTGGAGTTGACCCTTGTCTCTTCATTTGGGGAAACTTCAACTGTAATCTTTTGCTGCTCCTGTTCTTTACTCCAATCCCAACTCacgttttcattaaatattacatcccttctaactaaaatcttttcaCTAACGGGGTTGTATAGTTTATATGCCTTTGATTGAGTACAATAGCCaatgaaaatgcatttttcagatttttcatcAAGCTTTTGACGAGTTTGAGGATGTTTCAAAGCATAAGCAACACAACCAAAGATTCGTAAATGACTTACAGATGGTTTCCTTCCATGCCATGCTTCATAAGGAGTTCGATTCATAACCGCCTTTGTTGGTGAGATGTTTAATAGATAAACAGATGTTGCTACGGCTTCGGCCCAAAATTGGTTTGGAAGTCTCCTTGCTTGTAACATACTTCTTGCCATCTCCACAATAGTTCGATTTTTTCGTTCAGCGATTCCATTCTGTTCTGGAGTGTAGGGAGCTGTTAATTCCCTTTGGATGCCCTCTTCTTCAcaaaagagattgaaatctTTAGATATGAACTCGCCACCTCTGTCTGTGCGAAGAACTTTAATGTGACAGCCACTTTGGTTCTCTACCATAGCTTTAAAAATCTGGAACTTCTGAAAAGTTTCTGACTTATGTTGTAGGAAGTAAACCCAGCTCATGCGACTATAGTCATCAACGAATAGTAAAAAGTATATACTTCCACCCAAGGACTTCGTTTGCATTGGCCCACATAAATCAGCATGAATTAGTTCTAGATAATGTGAAGCTCTTTTAGCTTTTCCAACAGGAAAGGACTTCCTAGTCTGCTTGCCATAAATGCATCCTTCACATAAATTAGTTGAGTCAATTCTTGGTAATCCGAAAACCATACCTTTATCCCTGAGTATTTTCAGGCCGTTCATATGAAGATGTCCATATCTGAGATGCCATAATGTTgaatcatctttcatgctagCAGTAAGAGCAAAATCCTCCATGTTAGAAACATCAAGTGGAAACATCTTATTTGAAGTCATGGCAATTTCAACTTTATGGCCTGATTTCTTATCTGTGATGACACATGTGTTATCATCAAATAGAACTGAGTGTCCTCTGGTCATCAATTGTCCAACACTCAATAAATTGTACCCTAAATCAGGTACAAATTGAACATTatctaattgttttatcttacCGTGACTGGTTTCGACTTTCACTGTACCTTTTCCTTCAACTTGcatctcttttgtatttccaaGTTGCACCTTAATCTTTTGCGTCTCATCAAGCTCTTTGAATAAGGATTTGGTGCCTGTCATATGGTTCGAGCATCCGCTATCAACAAACCATAAGTTACCTTTTTCCGGATTAGTATCCATGCACGCCACAaacaacttttcttcttcttcttcattctctgctGCAAAATTCATTCGTTGATTTTTATACCAACAATCAGATTTTGTGTGACCATACCTTCTACAATGGTAACATTGTATGACATTCCTTTGTTCATTGAATTGTCTCTGTCCATCACTTCTCCACCTGTTATCACGACCACCATGGAAGTTGCgaaatcctcctcttccacgacttctacctgctaaatgaatattttctctttcgttaTTGGTTGTCTCCTTCACTTGTAGTGCCTTTTCTTCGTTTCTTTCTGATGCTCTATTGATTCTTGCCTCATGAGCCTGAAGCGAGCCCATCAGTTCATCAACGGAGAGTATGGATAGATCCTTAGCTTCTTCTATGGCGGCCACCACATGGTCAAACTTTGGAGTCAAGCTTCTCAACACCTTTGCAACAATTGTTTcgtttgaaattttctctccataggtACGCATCTGACTGACTATTGCCATTGATCTTGACAAAAAATCAGCAATTGATTCGCCATTCGTCATGAGtagagtttcaaaatcacgTCTTAGAGATTGCAATTTCACTGTCATGACCTTTGAGTCTCCTAGAAACTCCTTCTGTAGAATTGACCATGCCTGCTTTGATGTGGTTGCTGCTGCAATTCGTGAAAAAATAGTCTCATGAACTGCTTGCTGAATAATGAATAGAGCCTTGGCAtcgtttttcttggtttctcttagtctctccttttcttctattgtggGTTCTAATACATCAGCAAACCCGTGCTCCACCAAGTCCCATAGCTCCTGCGATCTGAGCAaggtcttcatcttgatgctcCACCACTCGTATTTCTCACCATTAAATATTGGTAACAACGgtgcagaggaagaaaaaccagctactgccatttttgttttgtgaaagaaaataatcactCGCCCTCGTGTCGAAcgaacttggctctgataccaaaattgttggaaagagggatagtgaaagagataggaataGATGAGAATAGATAGAAGCTGCAGTGCTTTATTAATGTCTACTGACTTGATGCTTAGAGGGTTACACAATTCCCGTATTTATAGCTAATACAGTGgaccagaaatagtaaatcataGAAATCTAGATAAACTCAAATCTAAtaacaatctcctaaaatcttgttagtttgaatatttgaatcatatctaactactctaaatcatatcttgattttgaatactttgaatcatatctcaacatcCTCCACAGATGAACACATTGGATCTAAATGGGCCAACATTTTGCCTTTTCTGGGCTCGTTGTTCCAACCCACCCGCCAGGGGTTGGACCGACTCCAAATTCCCATTTACCCCTTTGTTTCTAATCAAAATTACATAAACTGCCACTCCTCTCCACAAGGCCTACCAAATTAATTgatccaataaaattaaattaaatttaaaaagaaaatactagATCCGACCCAGCTTGTTTGATGACCGAATCCATCTAACTGGACCCACATACCCACATGCGTCCGGTCATGTGCCCGGGCCGAAAGCCTCATTTTGTGAATTTATCCACTCACAATCTGCCACGTGGACAAGtggttattaaataaataaaaaagaaatggtggGTCCATAAAAGGACCGTATTGGTGTCGGGCTTTCCCGACCGAAGCCGAATATGTGGAGCATCCAGTTCTTTCCTCGAGATCCTcgtgtaaaaaagaaaatcaacgTTTCAGATCCCACCGTgcaaaaaacaacaaatccTGACCATTGAGTCAGTCAAAAGACACACAGGTCAAACCCTAATCCCCCGCGTGCGTGTGAAGTGAAGCATCGCACGTGTGATTGCGTGTTGgagtacaaaataaaaaacatcaaaccttgcaattttaattttcctcaTTGGTCCCTCCCTGTCGTTGAGTGGCCATGCAAAATTAAGAGGGGTGAGTGAGACAATAATGTCATTTccagttaaaaaataaattttaatttattttttttaatcgcacattcaaaattaatattcatgaaaaataaaatggataataATGATTGGGGAGTGTTTGGTAACGGATATAGCTATGGTTTGGTTGGCTTCTTTTCgtattaatatttgtttggGCGCAGGGAGAGTGAGTGACAGTGCGGCTGCTTTTGATGGCATGGGCCCACGTAAGGCCTAGCTGTTATGAATTTGGGCTCCCTACAAGAAGCAGCCCTGTTCCTATGGGCTTACAGCAGTTCACTTTGAGTGTACGAAAAGGCTTCCATGGGCCCCATCCAATCCCCTTTGGCTGGCCCACCGTAGATATGGTCCTTATGTAACTTTatgtattatattattacGTACCAAGACAGGACCATTTTCCTTCTTAGTTTTTAACGTTTCTCCTTTTCCTTAGAATATTTGAAAAGGAGCGGTGGGAAATTGGAGTTGCCACTTTGTTTGGCTCAATGATAAAACTTTATGATCtaaacattattataaactATACGTATAATCACTTTTTATTATAACCTATAGTTTTTCGatatgaatataatttaacaacAAAAAGGGGTAAAGTATTTTAAAGGTGGgtgttatttttttccaaaaccaaaaatattAGGAGGCAAGAAAGATGCAAAATGATGATTAgtcacccaaaaaaaaaagtacctAAAAGAATAGTCctactaattttctttttctgagaGCATAAATACTATATTTTGACTCAgttatcaaattttgtttgttagatgaacacgactctccataatggtatgatattgtccactttgagcataagctctcgtagctttgctttgggctcccCAAAAGGAGGGTAAAAAAACTATTTGTTACGATCTTGCTTGAACGATTTGACCCTAATCCATCGAGAACggataattgaaaatatgtatAAGGTGATGTAGAATTGGATGGAAAAAGGAGGGTAAAGAGTAGAGAAGATGGGGGTAATATTTAAAGGAAAGGTGTGAGGTTTGAGGGGACAAAGAGGAGGCAGCCCACGTGAAAGCACACAAAAACTGTCCAAATTTGTGTATGCGGGTATGCTCTTTCGTTGGTTGGTTGCATCACAAAGTGACTACCAAATGGATATTAAGTAATAATGGAAAAGGGcccctctttttttctctcttttttttttattttttagtataattcTATGcatttcaaatcatttgtttttGGCTCTTATCAACTTTAATTCATTGCTATGTTTGAGTTTGGCGTTAAGgttgtataattttaaaataatttagggtgtgtttcataatcattttgttAGTATGTTGAATTAGAAAAACAAAccattatcattatttttgtaaagatATAGCATTGACTCGTGTGTTAAACAACCGAACAAATGGTCCATTTGGTGTCCTCTGTCCAGTAGACATTAATGGGCCTTCAAATCGGGCCACTTCTTGTAGACAAGACATAAGACCCATGGCCCAATAAGTGTCAGATTTCACGTTGTCCTTCACTTTGGGGTTGCAATTTCAATAGTCCCTCTCTTCAACCAACCATCACACTAGACTTATCTATCCGttcgtagatattgtctgattTGTTAGAGTCTCTctgtggtatctcacaatctaccctctttGGAAACTCAACATCTCCGTTGACACTCCACTTggtgtctagttctgatacaatttgcagcaatccaaacccaccgccagtagatattgttcattttgacatGTTACGTATAGTTGTTagcctcaagattttaaaactcgtctattaggaagaggtttccatagGCACCActttggttggagaggagaacgaaacatttcttataaatatgtagaaactttttcctagtagatgcgttttaaatcCGTGAGattgatgacaatacgtaacgggtcacaGCGGACAATACTTGCTAACTATGGGCTTGAGCTGCTACATGTACAAATCAATTCTTCTCTAAAACACATGATTAGTGTAACAAagcttaaatatgaatctCTAGATATTATCTCTTTACATGATAGAcaaagatttttaaattttaagaggATATCACGTATTTCTACAATGATACATAAGGGAATATTGGCACCCACTATTAATACCTTATATCAACTCGTCTTCCATCTCCCTAATAAATGCACACATGCTAACCAAATTATAACATAAAAGAGGATgcaatatttcaaattttaaatcttcatNtttttttttttttttttttttttttttttttttttaaaatatttaagcagtaaaaaaaatgaaaaatacccATGAactggacaaaaaaaaaacagtaaaattgatggaagtTTATAGTTTATCCAAATAAGATGTCACCTCAactttttactaaaaaaagatGGTAAAGTTTGGTcaaaatgcaaaaataaaaataaaaataaagaatatttatgAAGTTTTTGTAAAAGATTAagatataattgaatttttcttttatggaaaGAATAAgtgtttattcagaaaaattagaaagtaagaatatattttttataatttagccaaaaaaaaaaaaaactaagaaaaaaaaaattaaagttaaagtCTAAAGAATCGGTGTACTTAGTTAAGAAGTAAGAGATATGGTTTTCCTATTATAATGGTTTGGGAGTTACCGTTTCAAACGGGTGCTGTATaccagcagcagcagcagcagcatcgGCCCAGCAACAAGTTCTGATAGCGATACGACATTTGAGAGAGAGGCTCTCTGCCCACTGCCTCTGCGCCAACCATCCCCTCTTTTCTCCCACCTCTCCCTCCTCAATCATAGAATTTGAGTCTTCCAATGTGCACCACCACCACCCCCTTTCATATTTAATTCTCAATTCTTCCTTCAAACAAACCTTGCGCTCTCTTCAAAACTCCAACCCGATATAGTAATTCTTTGGGGACTTTTATCGAACAGGTCGTGGGCTCGCCATGAAACTGGAGGGCGGTAGAAGGTTGGAGCGGATGAATGCGTACGGTAAAAAGCAATGCTTGAATTTGTTCTGGAGGGTGAGGGCGGCTTTAAAGAAGGCTATCAAGAATGGAAGCAACCGACAACTCAAACTCAAGTTTCAGTATGATCCCAGTAGCTATGCTCTTAATTTTGACGATGGCCGCACCAGATATGAACTTCAGCACTGTGCCAATGTTTACAATTCCGCCATGCGGGCTTATGTTCTTTGGGGGAAATCTGAGTCATGACTGAACatatttatttccttaattCTCATTATTGTAGTTTTTACACTGGCGGCTTGGCCTGCTTTTCATTTCACTGCCTAAATGGAAAGGATTTTGGTTGTAGTTCTACCCgtatctttctttccttttctaatTCATCAATTCATCAATTCAAAGAGATTTAAATCATCGTTTATAGGCAGAGACTACGTAATTTTTTGAATGACATATCTCAAATGGGAGGATCTTCAAGCATAGCTGTGGATAAATCATTTATGCGAGGATAAGCTGCTTTCTCATCGAGTTGGTCCTGTGCCCACATTAACATCTTCAACAAGTTTGGCAGTTTCGGATCTGCAGCAGAACGAGACGATAACGTTATCAACTCATAATATGTTAGCATAACTACTATCAACTCATAATATGTTAGCATAACTACTAAATATGTAGTTGAAATTAAATGACTGTTCTTAACTTCGTTACGTCTAAGTCGAATCACCTACACCCTCCAAAATTCTCCAAAATTGTGATATCCCTTCCTTGGGGAGGAGAAGGGtgtgggggaggagaacaaaacacaaggGTGTTGGGGAggacaagggtgtggaaaccttccccctGGCAGACCTagtttaaagccttgagggaaagccaaGTCTcgagggaaagtctaaagaggacaatatctgttaatggTGGTGGGCCTGAATCGTTGCAAAAATATTGTCCTGTCTCTTCACTATGGTTCAATTTTCATTGCCAATGTGTCTTTGGGCGAGGCAGAAATTTAGCAGAGCATGTCTTAAGGAGGAAAAAGACTATTATTTTAAAGCGAGGTAATTCAAATGCAGAAGGTGGGGTGGCAAGGATGTTAACCTTTTTCATGACTCTGACTTGTTAAGATGGCTGCATTGACTTCATTTGCCGTCTTCAGGCGCTGAGAGATGTCCAGAAGGTCTCGAACGGGACAGTTCGAAACATCTTCAAACGCAAGTAAAGCAACTGTTCTCTCCAGCTCTGCCAAGAAGCTTTGCTGAAAGAAGTACACGCTACACGGGTTATTTTGGAGAGCAGGCGAAGGGGAAGGGAATAAATAGTTTTAGTGTTCATATGATATTCCAATGTCAAAGTACATTTTCTTCTCCCCTTGGTGCAAGCTCCTCCTGTGCAAATTCAAGAGCTTCTTCTACTTTTCCATTACGAATTAGTTCTATCAACCTTTGCTGTTGGAGATGAAAAAACAATTGGGGATTTGTATCCAATATCTGCAAGCGAGAGTGTGTTTTAGGTGCTTCGGTAACATAACAACATAAACTGAGAAAGAACTTTAAACAAACAATCTCCAACTATTCTCCAGTTACCATATGAAACTTGATCAGAAAAGCTGGCATGATAGCAATGAATGATATTTAGTCAGTTGTTTCTCTTACAAAAAGTTATTATTCTTCAATAAGATGATTGGGAATCCAATCTCCATTCTATAGATACCTATGAGAGTCAAAAGATCACTTAAGAGAGAGGAATCACACCCTCACCCTCAGAAAAAacgagggaaaagaaaaggctcaTTGGCAATTCCCAAATAGATGAATCAATTCTGTGTCATCCACTCATATGACTAACTCTAACCCTCCAACCCCACCACTAACAACCACCGGGCCAgaaattgtcctctttaaacttttcatttcagtttcctctcaaggttcTAAAACGGGTCAACCATGGAGAGaatctagccctactccgattAGTGTCTTGCACCATCCGGTGATTGactcttatatcatttgtaacagcccaacccCACTAATAGCAATTTTCATTCCAGTTTCCTCACAAGGTTCTAAAACGTGTCAACCATGGGgagagtctagccctactccgattAGTGTCTTGGACCGTCCGGTAATTGActcttatattatttgtaacagcccaaccccactactagcaaatattgtcctccttgggctttccctttcgagcttcccctcaaggtttttaaaaagtgtctgctagggagaggtttccacacccttataaaaaatgtttcgttctcctccctaaccgatgtgggatctcacactaacCATCTAAGATCCCAAAGTACACACCAGATTTTAGTTCAATGAATATCAAAATTCCAAATAGATGAAGCAAATTTGTGTCATCAACTCATCAAGCAATATACCACATGTCGATGTAAAATGGCTAACTGTAATAGCCCaaccccaccgctaacaaccgctagtagatattgtcctctttggactttctcttccATACTTCTCATCAAGGTTTTAGACCgcatctactatggagagagcCTAGTCTTACTCCGATCAGTGTCTCGCACCGTTCGGTGACTAtctctcataccatttgtaacagttcaagcccacgcACCGTCCGGTGACTGtctctcataccatttgtaacagtccaagcccaccgctagaagatattgtcctctttgggctttccctttaaGGCTTCGACTCGTAccgaagtgggatctcacactaatCGTCTAAGATCCCAAGTACACACCAGATTTTGGTTCaatgaatatgaaaattcCAAACGCACGCAAGGTAGTAATTATGTGAGGAACTTTGATTGGTAGCTGGTCTAAAACATGTCAATCAGCACTCAAAGTCCCAGTTGCATAATCATACAACTCAAGAAGCTATTCATCATGGGAAGCCAACAGCAGTAAAATGACCCAACATCTGATTTCACTATTATTTCTTAAGATTATGATACCCATAAAACCTAAGAATCAAACAAAGTTTTTAGTTCAGAAATCAAACCTCAGGATTCAAATCATTCACTTTCTCAATTGCATCCTCAACATTACCACATTGTACTGCCTTCTTAACAGCCATTCTATCTGTAATGGTTGCAAGATCTATTTCTGCTATATATTCATAAGGAGAACCAAATAATGCAAAAATACGCAGAACACCACATAATTAGCAGGAACTAAATTAACTAATGGATACGCTCAGCCCCAGACTCGATCCGAAATTTCTCAGCTGCATCAACATAACCTTCAGTGACGAGGAAATTCATTACCAATTCATTCATGTCTTCTTTCCTAATCCTTACGTCGTTAAGCTTCTTCTCCCAATCTTCCCTTCTAATAACCTTCTTCCATGCGGCCTGCGTAAGTGACATAAAGCCATAACAGACTATAAACCTATCTGAACATAGAATCTCGATTGAAACACCTCTAACTCCTTAAAATAACACTAAACTAGAATCAGTAAGGCAGTTGTTTGATTATGCAGTATACCATCACTCCGTTCTCTGCAAATTGTCGAAATCACAATCCACAACAATGACGTTAGTGCACCGCCTTCAAATCTATTGTTTATACACAAACAAATCCACAAACTCACCTAGAAGAAATCtgagataaaaacaaaaggattACTGTAATCATAATCCGACGCCATCACAAACAGAAGATAAAGGAATTATCCTAAATCCTACCTCTGAAGCACCCAATTTCAGGTTagagaacaaatatgattaagGAATTATACCCTAATTTTACAGCCGAAAACATACAATAAATCCGACAAACTCATTCTCCAGAGAAGCCAACGAGAAATTGTTATAACTTACTCTGATAAGGAACCTCAAGATTCTTTGCTGCACGCAATGGATCGCAATGCTTTCAATCGAAGTAATTAATGGCGTACCGGCGACCCCTCATCACTGGCAGTCGGGAGTTGAAAATGTTCGAGTTAATGGATCTGGGTCTTGGGCTTACGGGTCTTATTCGGATCCTCACCtatgagaattaaaaaataatttcttttttttttcttttgtaatataccattttatttccaattttgACGTAGATCAGATTAAAATGGTAACCACAAGCCAAGAACTCGTCAAAGCTTTTATCATCCTttatacaaataatttgatactcaaaaccaacaaaaattcCCAGAAATGTATACATTTTGTTACTAATTCCGATCACCATCTACCCTTGTCCGGCATCTTCCGTTCAACCAAGAAAGAATATCATTTCGAACAATTTCAACATTCTCATCAGTTTCCCCATACAACAATGAATGCATCATTCCCTCATAAATCTTGATCGTCTTCTCCTCGCTCTTCGCTTCTTCATATAAAGTTTTGCTCACATTCGGATCTGTAACAACATCCGCATTTCCATGGAGGACTATGAATGGCAGAGTCACATCCCTCAGTCTTTGACTCAAATGCTCTGTTACTCTAAGAAGCTCTACGACGGTTCCCAATCTGGGTTTTCCCCTATACCTCATCGGATTCATCTCTGCCAcaatcttcttctcctccaccTTGACGGATTTGTCCAATAGATCTGCCGTCGGAACAATCGCTAAAGTGGGCAAAAATTTCGCGACCGCCGTAAGAAATTGAGGAATCGGCCAATTGGGTTTCACGTTATCGGAGATTTTGCACATGGGTGCGACGAGAATCGCACCATCAAAACCTTTGGGATCGGCGAAATGAATCAGCAAGCAAATGGCGCCGCCCATTGACTCGCCGTAGAGGAAGGAGGGTAGACCCTGAAATTGGGGGTCTAATTtgaggaaattgaagaaggagAGACAGTCATGAACGACAGAGTCGACATTGGGAACGAAGGCCTTGAGGCCTTGGGATCGACCATGGCCTTCAAGGTCAAGGGCAAAGCAAGCGAAACCCTTCTGGGCGAGGAAGATGGAAGTGGCTTGAAAAGTCCAGCTGATGTTGTTGCCATAGCCATGGACCATGAAGATGAGAGCTCGAGGAGGGGTGGGAGGAAGAGGAAGCCATGAACGAGTGAAGAGCTTGAAGCCGCGAGGTGAAGTATAGAAGGATTTGGAGGCTTTGATTCGTTGAGATGCGAAATAGTCTTCCTCGGAGGTGCTGCCCCAGTAATTGAGGAAGGATCGGCCATGGCCATGGCCATGGCCCTGTTCAGATTCTTGTTCGTTCATTTCTGCGAATGGATTTGGGTCTAGGTTCGCCATTGATGGCTTTGAACAGGAAACGGATTAGCCTCACCCCGTTTTCAGGGTCAGTCTCCGTTCACGAGTCAAGCCTAAGCTGCCGTGAATAGACCGTGCAGTGACGTAATGAACAAACAagtacaaattattttaaagaactACTTTGGAATTGGCTATGCAAATAAAAGATTACTAAAAAGATTCATCAATGGATGAAGAAGTCTAAATAGTTGAAGTACAAGTACTtaaaagttacaaaaaaagaaaaaaaagatacttTAACCCAATAAATTTTGTGGAGGACAgattaaaagatgaaaaaaatgacaCGATAAAAATAGGGCGACATCGATTGACCATTGAAATTGTAAtttcgaaaggaaaagcccaaaaggaca
This genomic interval from Cucurbita pepo subsp. pepo cultivar mu-cu-16 chromosome LG20, ASM280686v2, whole genome shotgun sequence contains the following:
- the LOC111783513 gene encoding protein GID8 homolog isoform X2 yields the protein MAAWKKVIRREDWEKKLNDVRIRKEDMNELVMNFLVTEGYVDAAEKFRIESGAEPEIDLATITDRMAVKKAVQCGNVEDAIEKVNDLNPEILDTNPQLFFHLQQQRLIELIRNGKVEEALEFAQEELAPRGEENQSFLAELERTVALLAFEDVSNCPVRDLLDISQRLKTANEVNAAILTSQSHEKDPKLPNLLKMLMWAQDQLDEKAAYPRINDLSTAMLEDPPI
- the LOC111783513 gene encoding protein GID8 homolog isoform X1, with the protein product MFSAVKLGFLLENGVMAAWKKVIRREDWEKKLNDVRIRKEDMNELVMNFLVTEGYVDAAEKFRIESGAEPEIDLATITDRMAVKKAVQCGNVEDAIEKVNDLNPEILDTNPQLFFHLQQQRLIELIRNGKVEEALEFAQEELAPRGEENQSFLAELERTVALLAFEDVSNCPVRDLLDISQRLKTANEVNAAILTSQSHEKDPKLPNLLKMLMWAQDQLDEKAAYPRINDLSTAMLEDPPI
- the LOC111783512 gene encoding caffeoylshikimate esterase-like — translated: MANLDPNPFAEMNEQESEQGHGHGHGRSFLNYWGSTSEEDYFASQRIKASKSFYTSPRGFKLFTRSWLPLPPTPPRALIFMVHGYGNNISWTFQATSIFLAQKGFACFALDLEGHGRSQGLKAFVPNVDSVVHDCLSFFNFLKLDPQFQGLPSFLYGESMGGAICLLIHFADPKGFDGAILVAPMCKISDNVKPNWPIPQFLTAVAKFLPTLAIVPTADLLDKSVKVEEKKIVAEMNPMRYRGKPRLGTVVELLRVTEHLSQRLRDVTLPFIVLHGNADVVTDPNVSKTLYEEAKSEEKTIKIYEGMMHSLLYGETDENVEIVRNDILSWLNGRCRTRVDGDRN